From a region of the Leptospira kmetyi serovar Malaysia str. Bejo-Iso9 genome:
- the omp85 gene encoding Omp85 family outer membrane protein, with product MRYTFKIWIRIGLSIWIGNFFPIWGEGLQNLPDARIPLDEGKRLEPGELAEKKEGWYMTAVPLMSSDPVRGQGGGIRASLFFNGKKTDLYYEYEPYRSKLTVQLFQTNQGVKNHFIQFDSPYILNTAFRFKSSLGLDYNPNSQYFGIGESSLQSLSYRPRNLPGVGQVGNANFDAYETSQSYIRPSRSASEITPTVSDQGYNQYLFNSTTLFNSIDYTFWKAFKWVIANEISKNIIGHSDGVWNPSKDPYLAGSIWETSVPNGESKLTEDYKAGKIKGYNGGEIIYLRAGIAYDTRDFEPDPDRGVLVELNVANVSKRTGSDFNYNKIFFQTKYFYKLFPSVFEELVFATRGAMAYTSSGSPFSEVRYMWSLDGPMTGIGGLMTMRGYRQDRFVAPMVGFGSAELRWRFATFKIGDELFTLSLVPFYDIGRVWNSEKRINLQGYKHSWGSGLRIIWNQATVILIDFAKSREDTQMFVDFSHAF from the coding sequence ATGCGGTATACGTTTAAAATTTGGATTCGAATCGGATTGTCGATTTGGATCGGAAATTTCTTTCCAATTTGGGGAGAAGGGCTTCAGAATCTTCCGGATGCGCGTATTCCTTTGGATGAGGGCAAACGATTGGAACCGGGAGAACTCGCCGAAAAGAAGGAAGGTTGGTATATGACTGCCGTTCCTCTGATGAGCTCCGATCCCGTGCGAGGACAGGGAGGCGGAATCAGGGCCAGTCTTTTCTTTAACGGAAAAAAAACGGATTTATATTACGAATACGAACCGTATCGAAGCAAACTTACGGTTCAGCTTTTTCAGACCAATCAAGGTGTGAAGAATCATTTCATCCAGTTCGATTCTCCCTATATCTTAAATACCGCGTTTCGATTTAAAAGCAGTCTCGGATTGGATTATAATCCGAATTCGCAGTATTTCGGGATCGGAGAATCATCTCTTCAATCTCTTTCGTATCGTCCGCGAAATCTTCCCGGAGTCGGGCAGGTTGGAAATGCGAATTTCGACGCGTATGAAACGTCTCAATCTTACATTCGTCCTTCTCGCTCGGCGTCCGAGATCACTCCGACCGTAAGCGATCAGGGTTACAATCAGTATCTATTCAACTCCACGACCTTGTTCAACAGTATCGATTATACGTTTTGGAAAGCGTTCAAATGGGTGATCGCGAATGAAATTTCGAAAAACATCATCGGTCATTCGGACGGAGTTTGGAATCCTTCCAAAGATCCGTATTTGGCCGGAAGCATTTGGGAAACTTCCGTTCCGAATGGAGAATCTAAACTTACGGAAGACTACAAGGCCGGAAAGATCAAAGGATACAACGGCGGGGAGATCATCTATCTTCGCGCGGGAATCGCTTACGATACGAGAGATTTCGAACCGGATCCGGATCGTGGTGTATTAGTAGAATTGAATGTAGCAAACGTTTCCAAACGCACCGGTTCGGATTTTAATTACAATAAGATCTTCTTTCAGACGAAATACTTTTATAAACTTTTTCCGAGCGTTTTCGAGGAATTGGTTTTTGCGACCAGAGGTGCGATGGCTTACACTTCTTCTGGATCTCCTTTTTCCGAAGTACGATATATGTGGAGTTTGGACGGACCGATGACCGGGATCGGAGGTTTGATGACGATGCGCGGTTATCGTCAGGATCGTTTTGTCGCGCCTATGGTCGGTTTCGGAAGCGCGGAACTTCGTTGGAGATTTGCTACATTCAAAATCGGTGATGAACTTTTTACGTTGAGTCTTGTTCCTTTTTACGATATAGGCCGTGTTTGGAATTCCGAAAAAAGAATCAACTTACAAGGATACAAACATTCTTGGGGAAGCGGCCTCAGAATCATTTGGAATCAAGCGACCGTGATCCTGATCGATTTCGCCAAATCACGAGAAGATACGCAGATGTTCGTGGATTTCAGTCACGCGTTTTGA
- a CDS encoding Ig-like domain-containing protein codes for MNGSKTSLPFLAYLDLSNKSNSFSVSQITPGSGVSGIPLNTAIQVSFSGSVDASSINASTFYLTQGTTPIPSTLAITDTASVLTPNSPLSASTIYTVTITKDIKSANGTALIDNFTWSFTTAATVDLIAPTVSLTTPNNGTPSVANNSSVSVAFSESVNCTTVNAATFTLDNGAAVPGTVTCGGTAATFTPTAPLAQNTTYTARITTGAKDLAGNSVAALYAWNFTTGAAPDTTPPNVSFISPVNGSTGFSINGSISFTFDEAMTCASISTANVTLDNGGTNVVGTISCSGTSATFTPTAPLNYGTTYTATISTSVKDLASNYLSAPFIWSFTTGAGPDVTPPTVSLVTPANGITNVGVNTSVSAVFSEPMTCATLTTASFTLTGGAAVPGTVTCAGTSATFTPSATLSYNTTYTARITTGAKDLAGNSVAALYAWNFTTGLAPDTTAPTISFVSPSNGLTGFAINGSLSISFSEAVNCATVTSTSVTLSDGSAIPGTVGCSGTSATFTPTSSLAYGTSYTATIATTVTDLAGNPLAVPFSWSFSTGAAPDTTAPLVSLVTPANSLLGVGVNSSVSAVFSETMNCATITNASFTLTGGAAVPGTVTCAGTSATFTPSAALAYSTNYTANITTAAKDLAGNSVAALYSWSFTTGAAPDTTAPTVSFVSPTVGATNVPVNSILSIAFSESLNCATITTTSVTLASGSAIVGTVGCSGTTATFTPFANLSYGTTYTATLTTAIQDTAGNSLAAPYTWTFTTGATPDVIHPSVAMESPIQGQTGVAPNAIITVAFSETMDCTTLTTATFTLGAATGTVSCSGTTATFTPSPNLSPGTNYMATITAGAKDLAGNTAAPFSWSFWTGAALDVTPPTVTIQNLKNKTVLESGMIIGTAADGNSVAGVEISVDAGAYFGVSGTTNWSYKTPSGASQWRIGSQHTISVRSRDGAGNYSAVSTVTIRQGTNKDINGDGYVDTVIGAENENMVYIFHSSGTAGITATSAPAASRYIIGPSGSNFGKSVALADVNGDGYADVLVGAPLYGGSTGRAYVFHSSGTAGVTISWSTFASTMIVGAAANDQFGAAILGADTNGDGYGELVVGAPGALTSRGKVYVFNSAGNAGIVDVDTTTAYATRQGTASNDLFGSALASGQINNTGGDTYEDIVIGSYGYSAQRGAVYIYHGSATGILSAGAAATTIQNGTGTAGDKFGFSVSCADISGDGHADIAVGMPGYSTIRGRILTYSSTATAAGITASTVGGAILIINGSTVNNSYGYFVKLRDLDSNGSADIVVTAVPPAPAQGLVYVHMNIASGFVSETTATLTMTGPLSDLFGWGLGAGDVNGDGYADLYVGSWGYNGFNGKSYIFHSSATGLTTNNPALSNTTILGNQVPPASGYFGAALY; via the coding sequence GTGAATGGCAGTAAGACCTCGCTTCCTTTTCTTGCATATTTAGATCTGAGTAATAAATCGAATTCATTTTCGGTTTCTCAAATCACTCCGGGTTCGGGAGTGAGTGGAATTCCGTTGAACACAGCGATTCAAGTGAGTTTTAGCGGATCGGTCGACGCTTCTTCCATAAACGCTTCCACGTTTTATCTTACGCAAGGGACAACTCCGATTCCTTCCACTTTGGCAATTACGGATACGGCTTCGGTTTTAACGCCGAATTCTCCCCTTTCTGCTTCCACAATTTATACGGTAACGATTACAAAAGATATCAAATCCGCAAACGGAACCGCTTTGATCGATAATTTTACTTGGAGTTTTACGACCGCTGCGACGGTGGACTTAATCGCGCCCACCGTTTCTTTAACGACTCCGAATAACGGAACCCCTTCGGTTGCAAATAATTCATCCGTAAGCGTCGCTTTTAGCGAAAGCGTAAATTGTACCACTGTGAATGCGGCAACCTTTACGCTGGACAATGGCGCCGCAGTTCCCGGAACCGTAACCTGCGGAGGAACGGCCGCAACCTTTACACCGACCGCTCCGTTGGCTCAAAACACGACTTATACCGCGAGAATTACGACGGGTGCGAAAGATCTCGCAGGAAATTCCGTTGCAGCTCTTTATGCTTGGAATTTTACGACAGGTGCGGCGCCGGATACGACGCCTCCGAACGTTTCTTTCATCAGCCCTGTAAACGGTTCTACCGGATTCTCCATCAACGGTTCGATCAGTTTCACCTTTGACGAAGCAATGACCTGTGCTTCTATTTCAACTGCAAACGTAACCTTGGACAACGGGGGAACCAACGTGGTCGGAACGATCAGTTGTTCGGGGACTTCCGCAACCTTTACACCGACCGCCCCTTTGAATTACGGAACCACTTATACGGCTACGATTTCCACATCTGTAAAAGATCTCGCGTCGAATTATCTGAGCGCTCCGTTCATCTGGAGTTTTACGACGGGAGCCGGTCCAGATGTGACTCCTCCTACCGTCTCTCTGGTTACTCCCGCAAATGGAATTACGAATGTCGGAGTGAACACAAGCGTAAGCGCTGTTTTCAGCGAACCGATGACCTGCGCGACTTTAACCACGGCTAGTTTCACACTCACCGGCGGGGCCGCAGTTCCCGGAACCGTAACCTGTGCGGGAACGTCAGCGACGTTTACTCCGAGCGCAACTCTTTCGTATAACACAACCTATACGGCGAGAATTACGACCGGAGCAAAAGACCTCGCGGGAAATTCCGTGGCGGCTCTTTATGCATGGAATTTTACAACCGGACTTGCACCGGATACGACGGCGCCTACGATCTCTTTTGTAAGTCCTTCCAATGGATTGACTGGATTTGCGATCAACGGTTCCTTAAGCATTTCATTTAGCGAAGCTGTGAACTGCGCAACGGTAACTTCCACGAGCGTAACCTTGAGCGACGGAAGTGCCATCCCGGGAACCGTGGGTTGTTCCGGAACCAGCGCTACATTCACTCCGACTTCATCCTTGGCGTACGGAACTTCTTACACGGCTACGATCGCAACTACTGTGACTGATCTTGCAGGAAATCCTCTTGCAGTACCTTTCTCTTGGAGCTTTTCCACGGGAGCGGCGCCGGATACGACTGCTCCGTTGGTTTCTTTAGTGACACCGGCCAATTCTCTCTTAGGGGTTGGAGTAAATTCAAGCGTGAGCGCGGTGTTTAGCGAGACGATGAACTGCGCGACGATTACGAACGCAAGTTTCACTTTAACCGGAGGCGCGGCCGTTCCCGGAACCGTAACCTGTGCGGGGACCTCGGCTACGTTTACACCGAGCGCGGCTTTGGCTTATAGCACAAACTATACGGCAAACATTACGACAGCCGCGAAAGATCTCGCAGGAAATTCAGTTGCGGCTCTTTATTCTTGGAGCTTTACAACCGGTGCGGCGCCGGATACGACTGCGCCGACCGTTTCTTTCGTAAGCCCTACCGTCGGTGCGACCAACGTTCCGGTGAATAGCATTCTCAGCATCGCGTTTAGCGAGTCCTTGAACTGTGCGACGATCACAACTACCAGCGTGACCTTAGCCAGCGGCAGTGCGATCGTTGGAACCGTAGGATGTTCCGGAACAACGGCGACGTTCACTCCGTTTGCCAATTTAAGCTACGGAACCACTTATACGGCGACTCTAACCACTGCAATCCAGGATACTGCGGGAAATTCTTTAGCCGCTCCTTATACTTGGACCTTTACGACCGGAGCGACTCCGGATGTGATCCACCCTTCCGTTGCTATGGAATCTCCGATCCAAGGACAAACCGGTGTGGCGCCTAACGCAATCATCACGGTTGCTTTTAGCGAAACGATGGACTGCACGACGTTGACCACCGCTACGTTTACTTTGGGAGCGGCCACAGGAACCGTAAGTTGCAGCGGAACCACGGCTACGTTTACTCCGAGTCCGAACTTAAGCCCCGGGACAAATTACATGGCAACCATCACGGCCGGAGCTAAGGATCTTGCGGGAAATACGGCCGCTCCGTTCAGTTGGTCCTTTTGGACGGGAGCCGCGTTAGACGTAACCCCGCCGACCGTTACGATTCAAAACCTAAAAAATAAAACCGTCCTCGAAAGTGGAATGATCATCGGAACTGCCGCCGACGGCAACTCCGTCGCCGGTGTGGAAATTTCCGTGGATGCGGGAGCTTATTTCGGAGTTTCCGGAACGACCAACTGGTCTTACAAAACTCCGTCCGGTGCGAGCCAATGGAGAATAGGATCCCAACATACCATCAGCGTTCGAAGCAGAGACGGAGCCGGAAATTATTCCGCAGTGAGCACGGTAACAATCCGTCAAGGAACCAATAAGGACATCAACGGAGACGGATATGTCGACACGGTGATAGGTGCGGAGAATGAGAATATGGTTTATATTTTCCATTCTTCCGGAACCGCGGGAATTACAGCCACAAGCGCTCCTGCGGCCAGCCGTTATATCATCGGACCTTCCGGTTCGAACTTCGGTAAAAGCGTGGCCTTAGCGGATGTGAACGGAGACGGATACGCCGACGTATTAGTCGGAGCGCCCTTATACGGAGGTTCTACGGGAAGGGCTTACGTATTTCATTCTTCCGGAACGGCAGGTGTTACCATTTCTTGGTCTACCTTTGCGTCCACAATGATCGTCGGCGCAGCCGCAAACGATCAATTCGGCGCGGCAATTTTAGGAGCTGATACAAACGGCGACGGTTATGGCGAGTTGGTCGTGGGTGCACCCGGCGCTCTTACTTCCCGAGGTAAGGTGTATGTTTTCAATTCCGCAGGGAACGCAGGAATTGTGGACGTAGATACCACAACGGCGTATGCAACCCGTCAAGGAACCGCTTCCAACGATCTGTTCGGTTCCGCACTGGCTTCGGGACAGATCAACAATACCGGAGGCGATACGTATGAAGACATTGTAATCGGTTCCTACGGTTATAGCGCTCAAAGAGGAGCCGTTTACATTTATCACGGAAGCGCTACCGGAATCTTATCTGCGGGAGCCGCTGCCACAACGATTCAAAATGGAACGGGAACCGCCGGAGATAAATTCGGATTCTCCGTCTCCTGTGCCGATATCAGCGGAGATGGACACGCGGACATCGCGGTCGGAATGCCGGGTTACAGTACCATCCGGGGAAGAATTCTCACTTACAGTTCTACGGCAACTGCGGCGGGAATTACGGCCTCTACTGTGGGGGGAGCGATCCTCATCATCAATGGAAGCACCGTGAACAACTCTTACGGATATTTTGTAAAACTGAGAGACTTAGACAGCAACGGAAGTGCAGATATCGTCGTGACTGCGGTGCCACCGGCCCCGGCGCAAGGTTTAGTGTATGTTCATATGAACATTGCATCCGGATTCGTGAGCGAAACCACCGCAACCTTGACGATGACCGGGCCGCTCAGTGATTTGTTCGGTTGGGGATTGGGAGCCGGAGACGTAAACGGGGACGGATACGCAGACCTCTACGTTGGTTCCTGGGGTTACAACGGATTCAATGGAAAGAGCTATATCTTCCATTCTTCTGCGACCGGATTGACCACAAACAATCCGGCCTTGTCGAATACTACAATCCTTGGTAACCAGGTCCCTCCAGCAAGTGGATATTTCGGAGCCGCTCTCTACTGA
- a CDS encoding DUF4274 domain-containing protein — protein MKNLPFPIDRLAFIEAYFSSSAFGPIQRNSFEELKNSLELHYALLEYDWDGGMKFVRWVAESPLCDLGTALVIYWKMCPSFYTQFQNEHEAKLEGENVRENFIFLKELESRILGKEFQSENIQYDPANDETNDCFLHDEETGKWKIPDLLKRPNQGKPFPQFAFFEDVYSTEEFRALFQKYESEERRINFSETTLV, from the coding sequence ATGAAAAATCTTCCTTTCCCGATCGACAGACTTGCGTTCATAGAAGCTTACTTTTCCAGTTCGGCGTTCGGACCGATTCAAAGAAACAGCTTTGAGGAACTGAAAAATTCTCTCGAACTCCATTATGCATTGCTCGAATACGATTGGGACGGCGGCATGAAGTTCGTCCGTTGGGTCGCCGAAAGTCCGTTATGCGATCTTGGAACCGCGCTCGTCATTTACTGGAAAATGTGCCCTTCTTTTTATACTCAGTTTCAAAACGAACACGAAGCGAAACTCGAAGGAGAAAACGTAAGGGAGAATTTTATCTTTTTAAAAGAACTGGAAAGCCGGATTCTCGGCAAAGAATTCCAATCCGAAAACATACAATACGATCCGGCAAACGACGAAACGAACGATTGTTTCCTTCACGACGAGGAAACGGGAAAATGGAAAATTCCGGATCTTTTAAAACGACCGAACCAAGGAAAACCGTTTCCTCAGTTTGCGTTTTTCGAAGACGTTTATTCCACGGAGGAATTTCGCGCTCTTTTTCAAAAATACGAAAGCGAAGAACGAAGAATCAACTTTTCGGAGACCACTCTCGTTTGA
- a CDS encoding ankyrin repeat domain-containing protein, with protein MAQKISVHDASQNGDLEMLRLLIEKGENINAKNKNGFTPLHLAKNLETAKLLIQSGADVNARDKDSGNTPFHVSIQFNQTLIAKLLIENGADINAKNDSLRTPIFFADRESTLKFLLESGAVLDDQKDAFGRAPLYYSILHERLKVAKLLIQSGADINVRDERGMTPLIFAIRSELFEFSKLLIEQGADPNLKDEKDGRTSLMFLLGGTFLKKNLDLAESILQKGADIDATSNSGSTALHFATFHNDLEAVRFLLDRGAQTNLKNRFDKTPLNIAIENNHAEIVALLKEFPESKNS; from the coding sequence ATGGCTCAGAAGATCTCCGTCCACGACGCGTCTCAGAATGGCGACTTAGAAATGTTAAGATTGCTAATTGAAAAAGGGGAAAATATAAACGCTAAAAATAAGAACGGATTTACTCCTTTACATTTGGCAAAAAATTTAGAAACGGCCAAACTTTTAATTCAAAGCGGCGCCGACGTAAACGCTCGCGACAAGGACTCGGGAAACACGCCTTTCCACGTAAGCATTCAATTCAATCAGACTCTAATCGCAAAATTACTGATCGAAAACGGCGCCGACATCAACGCGAAAAACGATTCTTTGCGAACTCCTATCTTTTTCGCGGACCGGGAATCCACGTTAAAATTTCTTTTAGAATCGGGCGCGGTTTTAGACGATCAAAAAGATGCGTTCGGTAGAGCTCCTTTGTATTATTCGATTCTTCATGAAAGATTGAAGGTTGCAAAACTATTGATTCAATCCGGCGCAGACATCAACGTTCGCGACGAACGAGGAATGACCCCGCTTATCTTCGCGATTCGATCTGAGCTTTTCGAATTTTCAAAACTTTTAATCGAACAAGGAGCCGATCCCAATCTCAAAGACGAAAAAGATGGAAGGACTTCGTTGATGTTTTTGCTCGGAGGAACTTTTTTAAAAAAGAATTTAGATTTGGCGGAATCGATTCTACAAAAAGGGGCCGATATCGACGCTACTTCGAATTCAGGTTCGACCGCTCTGCACTTTGCAACGTTTCACAATGATCTCGAAGCGGTTCGATTTCTCTTAGATAGAGGCGCCCAAACGAATCTTAAAAATCGATTCGATAAAACTCCGCTCAACATCGCGATCGAAAATAATCACGCAGAGATCGTCGCTCTTTTGAAAGAATTTCCCGAATCAAAAAATTCTTGA